A single uncultured Methanolobus sp. DNA region contains:
- the gvpD gene encoding gas vesicle protein GvpD P-loop domain-containing protein encodes MIPGEVKEFFSSQYGKSLLVKGQPGTGKTTFVFGILDEICPKGNCVYISPRIDKSSDYGNYPWIEGDFNNNEDFLRMLASRIKVIWESSDTKPIIVVDSIDSLSIATTRSADWESNKFELERLLFDFSRKVNADLIMITEQADVTSLDYLVDGVVFLEISEISGRDIRKINLLKIRGVELSQSKYPFTLDGGRFRSFEPFTVSYPEQTQVPRSLADPEENKISTGIHDFDEILAGGYQKGSFNLFEITSGVGDSFYSLLLPTFINHLNLGRGLLSMPTEGTSVETEKRMISPFTGDDHFHGHFVGFEIRDLKGRIPAYIEPFSGNVYKDMDVFYKSKNEILRSYGSPVLDYIGLDSMEYNYGWENIGSIIGQMASITKTTDNVVLAVTKYGQRITESVAHMATTHWKFENVDKTLVMYGVVPKTGIFAVQMEFVSGYPQVSLIPMK; translated from the coding sequence ATGATACCTGGTGAGGTCAAAGAGTTCTTTTCATCCCAGTATGGGAAGTCCCTTCTTGTAAAGGGGCAGCCTGGTACTGGGAAAACCACTTTTGTCTTTGGAATATTAGATGAGATATGTCCCAAAGGCAACTGTGTTTACATTTCTCCACGCATCGATAAGTCTTCTGATTATGGAAATTATCCCTGGATCGAAGGTGATTTCAATAACAACGAGGATTTCCTGCGCATGCTGGCATCCCGCATAAAAGTCATATGGGAATCCAGTGACACTAAACCAATTATTGTTGTTGATTCTATAGATTCCCTGAGCATTGCTACAACACGTTCCGCTGATTGGGAAAGCAATAAATTCGAGCTTGAGCGTTTGCTCTTTGATTTTTCACGCAAGGTCAATGCTGACCTTATAATGATCACCGAGCAGGCTGATGTTACATCCCTTGATTACCTTGTTGATGGCGTGGTCTTCCTTGAGATATCTGAGATATCCGGTCGCGACATCAGGAAAATAAACCTGTTAAAGATACGCGGTGTAGAACTTTCACAATCAAAGTATCCATTCACACTTGATGGCGGCAGGTTCAGGAGTTTTGAACCATTCACGGTTTCTTATCCGGAACAAACGCAAGTCCCACGTTCTCTTGCCGACCCGGAGGAAAACAAGATCTCAACCGGGATACATGATTTTGACGAGATACTTGCCGGAGGATATCAGAAAGGAAGCTTCAATCTCTTTGAGATCACAAGCGGCGTGGGTGACTCATTCTACAGTTTGCTGCTGCCCACATTCATAAATCATCTCAATCTTGGCCGCGGCCTTCTCAGTATGCCTACTGAAGGTACAAGTGTTGAGACTGAAAAGCGCATGATATCTCCTTTCACAGGAGATGACCATTTTCATGGGCATTTCGTTGGATTTGAGATCCGTGACCTGAAAGGCAGAATTCCCGCATACATCGAACCGTTCTCAGGTAACGTGTATAAGGACATGGATGTCTTCTACAAGTCCAAGAACGAGATATTGCGCAGTTATGGTTCACCGGTTCTTGATTATATCGGCCTTGACAGTATGGAATACAATTATGGATGGGAGAACATAGGCTCTATCATAGGGCAGATGGCATCCATTACAAAGACAACTGATAATGTTGTCCTTGCTGTCACAAAATATGGCCAGAGGATTACTGAGTCAGTGGCGCATATGGCAACGACTCACTGGAAATTTGAAAACGTTGACAAGACCCTTGTTATGTATGGTGTGGTGCCAAAAACCGGCATATTTGCTGTTCAGATGGAGTTCGTGTCAGGTTATCCACAGGTTAGCCTCATTCCTATGAAATAA
- a CDS encoding FlaD/FlaE family flagellar protein — translation MAGFSDKIKKVTSVLSKKNKSGGGDSPFGGDAPPFMQGGPDLGSVPDLAAGMPPMPGVPPGMAPGAPGDSAFPPGMAPPGAGGPPGMAPQAAPQAAPIDNEMLEENRKKIKEVESKVSKADVTLNMVQRDNEEIRKTVDKIDQSVLELLSLYEIVSNQVNPFVGDGAGSRDTIERFEKTEKRLTEMGDMIVLLKNEFDATAQKLSMPKGISEEAASRMQDFESKMDAFADAMVMMHESIEQLTSKTDELFTRTDSINQNLLDLAETTSAITTRLDDLESRPVPAASVSTNAVSKGDEKAPATKSKHDREEAEETEIESENAPAAKKSLPLVRLEFIKADPTSVVVLLNWIEFLMERVGRNNLMDALDYYVDIGWISEDVMSEIMAYARGIDYYVEKPTWRLLPEDHTKSLLFIERLSGRKIDRNMLSSIDREMAKVKHGLEELYGI, via the coding sequence ATGGCCGGATTTAGCGATAAGATCAAAAAAGTGACCTCTGTTCTTTCGAAAAAGAACAAGAGCGGTGGAGGTGACTCTCCATTTGGAGGCGATGCTCCTCCTTTCATGCAGGGCGGGCCAGACCTTGGTTCAGTTCCTGATCTGGCTGCCGGTATGCCTCCTATGCCAGGTGTTCCTCCAGGCATGGCTCCAGGCGCACCTGGCGATTCTGCTTTCCCTCCGGGTATGGCTCCTCCGGGAGCAGGCGGTCCACCGGGAATGGCCCCGCAAGCCGCTCCACAGGCAGCTCCAATAGATAATGAGATGCTTGAGGAGAATCGAAAAAAGATAAAGGAAGTCGAGTCTAAAGTATCAAAGGCAGATGTAACTCTAAACATGGTCCAGAGGGACAATGAAGAGATCAGAAAAACCGTTGATAAGATAGACCAGAGTGTCCTTGAACTATTATCCCTTTATGAGATAGTATCCAATCAGGTCAACCCTTTTGTCGGCGATGGTGCAGGTTCCAGAGATACCATTGAGAGGTTTGAGAAAACAGAGAAGCGTCTCACTGAAATGGGAGACATGATAGTTCTTCTGAAAAATGAGTTTGATGCAACTGCTCAGAAATTAAGTATGCCAAAAGGCATCTCTGAAGAAGCAGCCTCCAGGATGCAGGATTTTGAATCCAAGATGGATGCGTTTGCCGATGCCATGGTAATGATGCATGAAAGCATCGAACAATTAACCTCAAAGACAGATGAATTATTCACACGTACCGATTCCATTAATCAGAATTTGCTTGACCTTGCAGAAACTACATCCGCTATAACTACCAGACTTGACGATCTTGAAAGTCGTCCAGTTCCCGCTGCATCAGTCAGTACTAATGCCGTTTCCAAAGGCGATGAAAAAGCGCCAGCCACAAAGAGTAAGCACGATCGTGAAGAAGCAGAAGAGACGGAAATTGAATCCGAGAACGCTCCGGCTGCAAAGAAATCACTACCTCTTGTAAGGCTTGAGTTCATAAAAGCAGATCCTACCAGCGTTGTTGTCCTGCTCAACTGGATAGAGTTCCTCATGGAAAGGGTTGGAAGGAACAACCTGATGGACGCACTTGATTATTATGTTGACATCGGCTGGATAAGCGAGGATGTCATGTCAGAGATCATGGCGTATGCCCGTGGAATCGACTATTATGTGGAAAAGCCCACATGGCGCCTTTTGCCGGAAGACCACACTAAGTCCCTGCTCTTCATTGAGAGGCTCTCAGGCCGCAAGATCGACAGGAACATGCTCAGTTCCATAGACAGGGAGATGGCAAAGGTAAAGCACGGTCTGGAGGAACTGTATGGGATTTGA
- a CDS encoding flagellar protein G, which yields MKSMLRSERKTLLKDTGAETAVTHMIFFIAAMVLAISVVVLISGNVQSMIASSSASSKMLSEQMRTDITIVNDPEIVPYDSGSGKYTFYAKNTGKTELAPEYVTVLVDGIFIEPVDVNTALTDGDIVWRPGEILTLNVTTNPSPLEVGDHRVLVAADNGKSGAMSFKT from the coding sequence ATGAAAAGCATGCTAAGATCAGAGAGAAAGACCTTACTGAAAGATACAGGTGCAGAAACCGCGGTTACGCACATGATCTTCTTCATAGCCGCAATGGTTCTGGCTATCAGTGTAGTTGTTCTTATCTCCGGCAATGTCCAGTCCATGATCGCTTCATCCAGTGCAAGCAGTAAAATGTTGTCCGAACAGATGCGGACTGACATAACCATTGTGAACGATCCTGAGATAGTTCCATATGACAGCGGTTCCGGCAAATACACTTTTTATGCCAAGAATACCGGAAAGACCGAGCTGGCTCCTGAATATGTGACCGTTCTTGTGGACGGTATATTCATAGAACCTGTGGATGTCAATACTGCATTGACAGATGGTGATATCGTATGGAGGCCGGGAGAGATTCTCACTTTGAATGTTACCACTAACCCTTCTCCACTGGAAGTAGGCGATCACAGAGTGCTTGTTGCGGCTGATAATGGAAAATCCGGTGCAATGAGTTTCAAAACGTAA
- a CDS encoding response regulator produces the protein MNAQTQEILSTLRTELSRKNTLFLAPVDSFIERLVYFFVSDILKEESERTIVWLCLNSSRDKILSRFEDFGFDINYEGRIFFIDIDAPGKERHDDTFYCSSVADYTKMASHISNIFQDHQNSVLLIDNMNVLASDTMQVVENFIQFIEKKVAENDGSIVSMLSRNILSSETEVLITSFFDVVIDITNVGEIHAEIGMKDFDFRYSVEGGSIEFEPMQKKIKRERLKILIVDDEPDIPELLKLSLISEPYDFIVAHNGEAAIDLTLKELPDLILLDIMMPDMDGYEVVENLKKSKAASDIPVIMISAKTAIEDKVKGMELGIDDYISKPFDKREVKARIKMVMRRLGWVEEE, from the coding sequence ATGAATGCTCAAACGCAGGAAATCCTTTCAACCCTCAGAACAGAGCTATCCCGGAAAAATACATTGTTCCTTGCTCCGGTGGATAGTTTTATTGAGAGGCTTGTCTATTTTTTTGTATCGGACATACTGAAAGAAGAATCGGAAAGGACTATAGTGTGGCTATGCCTGAATTCTTCCAGGGACAAGATATTGTCAAGATTCGAAGATTTTGGATTTGACATCAATTACGAAGGAAGAATATTCTTCATCGACATTGATGCGCCAGGCAAAGAGCGCCACGATGACACTTTCTACTGCAGTTCCGTTGCAGATTATACCAAGATGGCATCCCATATATCCAATATTTTCCAGGACCATCAGAATTCTGTGCTGCTCATAGACAACATGAATGTGCTTGCAAGCGACACAATGCAGGTTGTGGAAAACTTCATCCAGTTCATCGAAAAGAAAGTGGCAGAGAACGATGGCAGCATTGTCTCCATGCTTTCAAGGAACATCCTTTCATCAGAGACCGAGGTTCTTATAACTTCATTCTTTGACGTGGTTATCGATATCACCAATGTGGGCGAGATCCATGCTGAGATCGGCATGAAGGATTTCGATTTCAGGTATTCTGTTGAGGGCGGCTCTATTGAGTTCGAACCTATGCAGAAGAAGATCAAAAGGGAGCGCCTGAAGATCCTTATAGTCGATGATGAACCAGACATTCCAGAGCTTCTGAAACTTTCTCTCATAAGTGAGCCCTATGACTTCATAGTGGCCCATAATGGCGAAGCTGCCATAGATCTTACACTAAAAGAGCTTCCTGATCTTATTCTCCTTGACATCATGATGCCCGACATGGATGGTTATGAAGTAGTGGAGAATCTTAAGAAGAGCAAAGCTGCAAGCGATATTCCTGTGATCATGATATCGGCCAAGACTGCTATTGAGGATAAGGTCAAGGGTATGGAACTTGGAATAGATGACTATATTTCCAAACCGTTTGACAAGAGAGAGGTCAAGGCCAGGATCAAGATGGTAATGCGCCGTCTTGGATGGGTGGAAGAGGAATAA
- a CDS encoding ATPase domain-containing protein: MAKINAFAIPRDDLNDKLGGGFPAGSLVVIEGGSGGGKSTISQRLSFGLNENDVSVTFVSTQLTTKGFINQMYSMDYPIAPFLLNGLLLYIPVIPLVQAAKSRFDFIERLMAAEELFEKNVIIIDTLSSLIKYSANTEKTLDLISFFKKLNGMGKVIILTIEPNQLTEDIASMFRSSCDIYITLKSKPLGSEVKRTIVVNKFTGAKGPVGQMIGFRIEPKVGLVVEIASVS, from the coding sequence ATGGCAAAGATCAATGCATTTGCAATTCCCAGGGATGACCTGAATGATAAATTGGGAGGAGGCTTTCCTGCCGGCTCACTTGTAGTAATCGAAGGTGGCAGTGGCGGAGGAAAAAGCACGATTTCCCAGCGACTTTCATTCGGATTGAACGAAAACGATGTCAGTGTAACTTTTGTCTCTACACAACTGACCACAAAGGGCTTTATAAACCAGATGTATTCAATGGACTATCCCATTGCCCCGTTCCTTTTGAATGGCCTGCTCTTATACATTCCTGTAATTCCGCTGGTGCAGGCGGCAAAATCGAGATTTGATTTTATAGAGCGGCTAATGGCTGCCGAAGAGCTTTTTGAGAAGAATGTCATAATTATCGACACTCTTTCTTCACTTATCAAATACAGTGCGAACACTGAGAAAACACTTGACCTGATATCATTCTTCAAAAAACTGAATGGTATGGGCAAGGTCATTATTCTTACAATTGAGCCAAACCAGCTCACAGAGGACATTGCTTCAATGTTCCGCTCTTCATGTGATATTTACATTACTCTCAAATCAAAGCCTCTTGGAAGTGAAGTCAAGAGGACCATTGTTGTTAACAAGTTCACCGGTGCCAAGGGTCCGGTTGGACAGATGATCGGTTTCAGAATAGAGCCAAAGGTCGGTCTTGTAGTCGAGATCGCTTCAGTATCATAA
- a CDS encoding methyltransferase domain-containing protein — protein MARKKQFKTEMISDKDGIRFATPEPVAEYRAKRLQCKTIADISCGIGGQALFFARYCDFVYAIEIDPKKIAFAKKNARIMGVDNIEFIAGDALSPEVIEKLPKLDVVFSDPARPPAEKERSIDNLSPSIPEVMKAYAKVSSNFAFEAPPQLSPDKIPFDCEREYMSLEGKLNRLNLYFGELKKADISAVALPGSNAIRSSGTVEPAGKADEPALYAYEPEECVIKAGLLEQLVAELKGESENIAIYDIDEKRTLLTSESEIKNSLFKNRYRKLLVAEADFSQINSYLRKNSFGTVIVRAAIDPESYWDVRNELENGLNGERKAHLFVKDEKAILFEVL, from the coding sequence ATGGCACGTAAAAAGCAATTCAAAACAGAAATGATATCAGACAAAGATGGCATCAGATTCGCAACTCCGGAACCGGTGGCTGAATACAGGGCAAAGAGACTGCAATGTAAGACAATAGCTGACATCAGTTGTGGAATCGGAGGACAGGCGCTCTTTTTTGCCAGATACTGCGATTTTGTCTATGCTATCGAGATAGATCCTAAAAAGATAGCATTTGCAAAAAAGAATGCCAGGATAATGGGTGTAGATAACATCGAATTCATTGCAGGTGACGCACTGTCTCCTGAAGTCATTGAAAAATTACCAAAACTTGATGTTGTCTTTTCAGATCCTGCAAGACCTCCTGCTGAAAAAGAGAGGAGTATCGACAATCTTAGTCCGTCCATCCCTGAAGTGATGAAAGCCTATGCAAAGGTTTCCTCAAACTTTGCTTTTGAAGCGCCTCCACAATTGTCACCGGATAAAATTCCGTTTGACTGTGAAAGAGAGTACATGTCACTGGAAGGAAAGCTCAACAGGCTTAACCTCTATTTTGGAGAGCTGAAAAAAGCGGATATTTCTGCTGTTGCGCTTCCGGGAAGTAATGCGATAAGGTCATCAGGAACTGTCGAACCTGCCGGCAAAGCAGATGAACCGGCATTGTACGCATATGAGCCAGAGGAATGTGTAATAAAGGCAGGTCTGCTTGAGCAGCTTGTTGCAGAGCTTAAAGGAGAATCAGAAAACATTGCCATTTATGATATTGATGAAAAAAGGACACTCCTTACTTCAGAATCCGAAATAAAGAACAGCCTTTTTAAGAATAGATACAGGAAACTTCTGGTCGCTGAAGCGGACTTTTCGCAGATAAATTCCTATCTTAGGAAGAACTCGTTCGGAACAGTTATTGTCCGGGCAGCCATTGACCCTGAAAGTTACTGGGATGTGCGCAACGAACTGGAAAACGGCCTCAATGGTGAGAGAAAGGCACATCTTTTCGTAAAGGATGAAAAAGCGATATTGTTTGAAGTGCTATGA
- a CDS encoding response regulator produces MCPKIMVVDDEPDTIDLVKLILESEDIEVVGAKSGFECLESIEEEHPDAILLDIMMPDMNGWETFHKIKEKEPTLPVAMLTVKSQEFDKMLGLHVLKADDYITKPFSRKELIQRTKELLEMKLQ; encoded by the coding sequence ATGTGTCCCAAAATCATGGTTGTGGATGATGAACCCGATACCATTGACCTCGTAAAATTGATCCTTGAATCCGAGGACATAGAAGTCGTCGGAGCAAAAAGCGGTTTTGAGTGTCTTGAATCGATTGAGGAGGAACATCCTGATGCAATTCTTCTTGATATCATGATGCCTGATATGAATGGATGGGAAACTTTCCATAAGATAAAGGAAAAAGAGCCCACTTTACCCGTTGCTATGCTCACGGTAAAGAGTCAGGAATTTGACAAGATGCTCGGTCTGCATGTCCTTAAAGCAGACGACTATATTACAAAGCCTTTCAGCAGAAAAGAGCTTATCCAGAGGACAAAAGAATTGCTGGAAATGAAGCTTCAGTGA